A part of Candidatus Electrothrix aestuarii genomic DNA contains:
- a CDS encoding YhdH/YhfP family quinone oxidoreductase, with product MEEKRFKALVVREDAEKKIHRAVEECVMSELPPGEVLIRVHFSSLNYKDALSANGNRGVTKNYPHTPGIDAAGVVAASTTGQFSLGDEVICMGYDLGMNTPGGFAEYVSVPNDWVLAKPTGLSLYEAMQIGTAGFTAAQCVERLISLGVRPDQGPVLVTGATGGVGSTAVALLSKLGFQVAAVTGKESEHAFLQKLGAQDVLTRKQAIGRANAALLRERWAGVVDTVGGDVLAGAIKATRYGGIVTSCGNAASGDLSLTVYPFILRSVCLIGIDSASCPMIRREEIWQDLADGWRLNILDGLTTRITLDQLTHFVEDMLAGKTTGRIVVDLGGTE from the coding sequence ATGGAAGAAAAAAGATTTAAAGCCTTGGTTGTCCGGGAGGATGCAGAGAAAAAAATCCACAGGGCAGTGGAGGAATGTGTTATGAGCGAACTTCCTCCTGGTGAGGTTTTGATTAGGGTTCACTTTTCCTCTCTGAATTATAAGGATGCTTTGTCTGCCAATGGCAACCGGGGGGTGACTAAGAATTATCCCCATACTCCGGGAATTGATGCCGCAGGGGTAGTGGCAGCCTCGACAACAGGTCAGTTCAGCTTGGGAGACGAGGTTATCTGTATGGGATATGATCTCGGTATGAACACCCCAGGCGGTTTTGCTGAATATGTTTCTGTTCCCAATGATTGGGTCCTTGCTAAACCGACCGGTTTGTCTCTGTACGAGGCAATGCAAATCGGGACAGCCGGTTTTACCGCAGCCCAGTGTGTTGAACGTTTGATCTCCCTTGGGGTGCGCCCGGACCAAGGACCTGTGTTGGTGACCGGTGCCACTGGTGGTGTGGGCTCAACAGCTGTGGCCCTGCTCAGTAAACTTGGGTTCCAGGTCGCTGCGGTGACAGGCAAGGAAAGCGAGCATGCTTTTTTGCAGAAGCTGGGAGCGCAAGATGTTCTGACACGAAAACAGGCGATTGGGCGCGCCAATGCAGCGTTGTTACGTGAACGCTGGGCAGGTGTGGTTGATACGGTTGGTGGAGATGTTCTCGCCGGTGCTATTAAGGCTACCCGGTATGGCGGTATCGTGACCTCTTGTGGTAATGCGGCCTCAGGTGATCTTTCTCTGACCGTGTATCCCTTTATTCTGCGCTCTGTTTGTCTCATCGGTATTGATTCAGCCAGCTGTCCCATGATTCGCCGGGAGGAGATCTGGCAGGACCTTGCTGATGGTTGGCGTCTCAATATTCTTGATGGTCTGACCACCCGTATTACACTTGATCAGCTGACCCATTTTGTGGAAGATATGCTTGCGGGCAAGACGACAGGGCGCATTGTGGTTGATCTAGGAGGGACGGAATGA
- a CDS encoding biotin--[acetyl-CoA-carboxylase] ligase, translating to MQEHLYHHFSTLDSTNILALAMAEQGAEHGTVIHADRQSGGRGRGKRKFASPVGGLYFSLILRPELDLVDLPLLTLAAGTGLCLSLREALSVPVMMKWPNDLYVYERKMAGILTESGPIRGGQAEFVVIGVGVNVSTTPELFPQELRQKSISLVHVAEHCPSIEVLLPLFVNAMQQAAQRLAEAKEKLLADWRTFDYLKGRALRYLRHEEEIPATGIGLAPDGQYIIVDTQGVEHQVLAGDLNPVKPVS from the coding sequence GTGCAGGAACATTTGTATCATCATTTTTCCACCCTTGATTCCACCAATATCCTTGCTCTCGCGATGGCAGAGCAGGGAGCTGAACATGGCACGGTGATTCACGCGGATAGGCAGAGCGGAGGGCGAGGACGAGGAAAAAGAAAATTTGCATCACCTGTCGGGGGGTTGTATTTTTCTTTAATTCTTCGGCCAGAACTTGATCTTGTTGATCTACCGCTTCTTACCTTGGCTGCTGGTACGGGCCTGTGCCTAAGTCTTCGTGAGGCGCTTTCAGTCCCTGTCATGATGAAATGGCCCAATGATCTCTATGTGTATGAGCGAAAAATGGCGGGAATCCTCACGGAATCAGGCCCGATTCGTGGGGGGCAGGCAGAATTTGTTGTCATAGGGGTAGGGGTCAACGTGAGTACGACTCCTGAGCTCTTTCCTCAGGAGCTTCGCCAGAAGAGTATTTCTTTAGTCCATGTTGCGGAGCACTGCCCGAGTATTGAGGTGCTTCTTCCTCTGTTTGTTAACGCTATGCAGCAGGCGGCTCAACGACTGGCTGAAGCAAAGGAAAAGCTGCTTGCAGACTGGCGTACATTTGATTATCTCAAGGGCAGGGCGTTGCGCTATCTCCGACATGAGGAAGAAATCCCTGCAACAGGGATAGGGCTTGCCCCGGACGGACAATATATTATAGTTGATACTCAAGGGGTTGAGCATCAAGTGCTTGCCGGTGACTTGAATCCGGTGAAACCAGTGTCTTGA